A portion of the Juglans microcarpa x Juglans regia isolate MS1-56 chromosome 1D, Jm3101_v1.0, whole genome shotgun sequence genome contains these proteins:
- the LOC121261377 gene encoding mediator of RNA polymerase II transcription subunit 9, whose protein sequence is MDHYSGGSWTMIPSVPTHSNTSTPPNQDHLYLSHPQPQQQQQQVQLQQFQQQRILQQQQQQQQQQQQQQQQQQQHHQHQSLASHFHLLHMVENLADAIEHGTRDQQSDALVSDLNNHFEKCQHLLNSISGSISTKAMTVEGQKRKLEESEQLLNRRRDFIAKYRSSIEELIKSEP, encoded by the exons ATGGACCATTACTCAGGAGGAAGCTGGACTATGATTCCGTCCGTGCCGACACACAGTAACACCTCTACACCCCCAAATCAAGACCATCTCTACCTCAGTCACCCACAACcacaacagcagcagcaacaagtTCAACTCCAACAATTTCAACAACAACGTATCCTccaacaacagcagcagcagcagcaacagcagcagcaacagcaacagcaacagcaacagcaCCATCAGCACCAATCACTGGCGTCTCACTTTCACCTCTTACAT ATGGTGGAGAATTTAGCGGACGCGATCGAGCATGGAACTAGGGATCAGCAGTCAGATGCActg GTCAGTGATTTGAACAACCACTTTGAGAAGTGCCAACATCTGCTGAATTCAATCTCGGGTTCAATTAGCACCAAGGCTATG ACAGTTGAGGGTCAGAAACGGAAGCTAGAAGAAAGTGAGCAGTTGTTGAATCGGCGGAG GGATTTCATTGCAAAGTACAGAAGCTCTATTGAAGAGCTTATCAAGTCTGAGCCATAA
- the LOC121247603 gene encoding LOB domain-containing protein 22-like, which translates to MNINPRHGNGTTQACAACKYQRRKCAPDCILAPYFPHDRQRQFLNAHKLFGVSNITKVIKNLDQPDKDEAMRTIIFQSDMRANDPVGGCYRMIQDLQRLIDYNKAELEIVLHQLALCRAQAHQHQQPHVQMPEVADPIFNSENHVINSAADPLGSYNNGVQYHYLGLPHQEQYFVVNNDNLQEDVSAWAVQESASNLSSLHVKNVDVGDECDDIKPIFERPCERNEIKLGHDQEKVHERRFVPSLHLFISSRLPGIAVEFST; encoded by the coding sequence ATGAACATTAATCCTCGACATGGTAACGGAACCACCCAAGCTTGTGCTGCATGTAAATACCAACGCAGGAAGTGCGCGCCCGACTGCATTCTCGCCCCTTATTTTCCTCACGATCGCCAAAGACAATTCCTCAACGCCCATAAATTGTTCGGAGTTAGCAACATCACCAAGGTCATCAAGAACCTAGACCAACCCGACAAAGACGAGGCCATGCGTACAATCATTTTCCAGTCCGATATGCGTGCCAATGATCCTGTCGGCGGCTGTTATAGAATGATCCAAGACTTGCAGCGTTTGATAGATTACAACAAGGCCGAGCTCGAGATTGTTCTTCACCAATTAGCCTTGTGTCGAGCTCAGGCTCATCAGCATCAACAGCCTCACGTCCAAATGCCAGAAGTGGCAGATCCAATATTCAACTCCGAGAATCATGTAATTAATAGTGCTGCAGATCCTTTGGGTTCATACAATAATGGGGTGCAATATCATTATCTAGGACTCCCCCATCAAGAACAATACTTTGTTGTTAATAATGATAATTTGCAAGAAGATGTTAGTGCTTGGGCTGTGCAAGAATCTGCGTCTAATTTGTCATCTTTGCACGTTAAGAATGTTGACGTTGGCGATGAATGCGATGATATAAAGCCGATTTTTGAGAGACCatgtgaaagaaatgagatcaaGCTGGGACATGATCAAGAAAAAGTTCATGAAAGGAGGTTTGTTCCATCATTGCACTTGTTCATATCTTCCAGGTTACCTGGAATTGCAGTTGAATTTTCGACATGA
- the LOC121259316 gene encoding LOW QUALITY PROTEIN: putative pentatricopeptide repeat-containing protein At1g17630 (The sequence of the model RefSeq protein was modified relative to this genomic sequence to represent the inferred CDS: deleted 1 base in 1 codon): MLNASSQRLSPISACFRKARLAFITHDELLDAFNDLLLQCSTARFCKQVHTHIVVSGTHWSAFLAARLVSVYARFGIVTDARKVFDATPIEGLSNLLLWNSILRATVSNGYFEDGFKLYDKMRKLGVWADRFTLPLVIRACASMGSFNLCKNVHSHVLQMGFQNHLHAVNELIGMYGKIGRMEDARRLFDRMGIRSRISWNTMVSGYAFNYNCDGASEMFWRMELEGLEPNPVTWTSLLSSHARCGRKEETIKLFGIMRTRGTGATAEVLAVVLSVCADLVAVDRGKVFHGYVIKGGFEDYLFVKNTLICMYGKCGDVKNAQNLFLEMEMKNLVSWNALITSYAESGLCDEAFAIFSQLETSNDDSTGRPNVISWSAVINGFASKGRGEESLELFRKMQLAKVMASSVTLSGVLSVCAELAALNLGREVHGHAVRALMDSNILVGNGLINMYSRCGSFKEAHLVFEKIDGRDLISWNSMIAGYGMHGLGESALKTFDQMIESGLKPDSVTVIALLSACSHAGFVDEGRRLFNQMIKEFRIEPQMEHYSCMVDLLGRAGFLQEASDIVKSMPMEPNDCVWGALLNSCRMHKNTDVAEETASYIFNLNSDTTGSYMLLSNIYAASGRWEDSARVRVSAKTKGLKKIPGQSWIELKKKLHVFSAGNAEQPGLKKVYEILEELALQMETECSTLDNSILDKNVDEETKLMLAA, translated from the exons ATGCTTAATGCTTCCTCTCAACGTCTCTCACCAATCTCTGCATGTTTCCGTAAAGCCCGCCTCGCCTTTATCACCCATGACGAGCTTCTTGACGCATTTAACGACCTTCTTCTACAGTGCTCCACAGCTCGCTTCTGCAAACAAGTTCACACCCATATTGTCGTCTCTGGCACGCATTGGTCAGCGTTCTTGGCCGCTCGGCTTGTGTCGGTTTATGCACGTTTCGGGATTGTTACCGATGCCCGGAAAGTATTTGATGCCACCCCAATTGAGGGTCTTTCCAACTTACTTTTGTGGAATTCAATTCTTAGAGCTACTGTCTCGAATGGGTATTTTGAAGACGGTTTTAAACTTTATGATAAAATGCGAAAACTTGGGGTTTGGGCTGATCGGTTCACTTTGCCTTTGGTTATAAGGGCATGCGCATCTATGGGCAGTTTTAACTTGTGCAAGAATGTTCATAGTCATGTTTTACAAATGGGTTTCCAGAATCATCTTCACGCGGTGAATGAATTGATAGGGATGTATGGGAAGATTGGGCGAATGGAAGATGCCCGCCGGTTGTTTGATAGAATGGGTATTAGAAGCCGTATTTCGTGGAATACTATGGTTTCGGGCTATGCCTTTAACTATAACTGTGATGGTGCCTCTGAGATGTTTTGGCGGATGGAGTTGGAAGGGTTGGAGCCAAACCCTGTGACATGGACATCCTTGTTGTCAAGTCATGCTCGATGTGGACGGAAAGAAGAAACCATAAAGTTGTTTGGTATTATGAGGACGAGAGGAACAGGGGCTACCGCTGAAGTGCTTGCTGTTGTGTTATCGGTATGTGCTGATTTGGTTGCAGTTGATAGGGGTAAGGTCTTTCATGGTTATGTTATAAAGGGTGGTTTTGAAGATTACTTGTTTGTAAAGAACACCCTGATATGCATGTATGGAAAATGTGGAGATGTAAAGAATGCACAGAATTTGTTTTTGGAGATGGAAATGAAGAATCTAGTGAGTTGGAATGCTTTGATAACCTCGTATGCCGAATCTGGATTATGTGATGAGGCTTTTGCAATATTTTCCCAGCTGGAGACTTCAAATGATGATTCTACAGGCAGACCTAATGTCATAAGTTGGAGCGCTGTTATCAATGGATTTGCTTCCAAAGGACGAGGTGAGGAGTCTTTGGAACTCTTTAGGAAAATGCAGCTTGCCAAAGTTATGGCTAGCAGTGTGACACTTTCTGGTGTTTTATCAGTTTGTGCAGAGTTAGCGGCACTGAATCTTGGTAGGGAAGTACACGGTCATGCGGTTAGGGCTCTGATGGATAGTAACATCTTGGTAGGAAATGGCTTGATCAATATGTATTCAAGGTGTGGAAGTTTCAAGGAAGCACATTTGGTGTTCGAGAAAATTGATGGTAGGGATTTGATCTCATGGAACTCAATGATTGCAGGGTATGGGATGCATGGACTTGGTGAAAGTGCTTTAAAAACTTTTGATCAGATGATTGAATCTGGATTAAAGCCAGACAGTGTCACCGTTATTGCGCTTCTTTCTGCTTGTAGTCATGCTGGGTTTGTTGATGAGGGTCGTAGGCTgtttaatcaaatgattaaagaGTTTAGGATTGAACCCCAGATGGAGCATTATTCTTGCATGGTTGATCTCCTTGGGCGTGCAGGGTTTTTACAGGAAGCAAGTGACATTGTAAAAAGCATGCCAATGGAACCCAATGATTGTGTTTGGGGCGCCCTTCTGAATTCTTGTAGGATGCACAAAAATACAGATGTCGCAGAAGAGACTGCCTCCTATATTTTTAATCTGAATTCGGACACAACTGGGAGCTACATGCTGCTCTCAAATATTTATGCTGCAAGTGGCAGGTGGGAGGATTCTGCAAGGGTGAGGGTCTCAGCAAAGACAAAAGGTTTGAAGAAAATCCCTGGCCAGAGTTGGATTGAGTTAAAGAAAAAGCTTCATGTGTTCTCAGCAGGGAACGCTGAGCAACCAGGGTTGAAGAAGGTTTATGAGATCCTTGAGGAATTGGCACTTCAAATGGAAACTGAATGCAGTACACTTGATAACAGCATC CTGGACAAAAATGTTGATGAGGAAACGAAACTAATGCTTGCAGCATAA